From Streptomyces sp. GSL17-111, one genomic window encodes:
- a CDS encoding SigB/SigF/SigG family RNA polymerase sigma factor — translation MSTVVPRTKRARHPHDDAPDTAGDLERLASLPPGRERERLQQEIVRAWVPMAYRLAHRYRNRSESLEDLQQVAALGLVKAVDRYDPGRGCAFESYAVPTIVGELRRHFRDNLWDLHVPRRVQELRNKVRASRRELSLTLDRRSPTIAQIAEHTGLSEEDVQLGMEALESYRTLSLDSPYPHAEDAFTRADTLGDCEPGYDRVIYRESVKPRLRKLPERERRILYLRFFCDMSQSRIAAEVGISQMHVSRLISSTCQRIRREVEAETTPSATGDAARGATGARRG, via the coding sequence ATGAGCACCGTAGTTCCCCGAACGAAGCGCGCCCGCCACCCTCATGACGACGCGCCGGACACGGCGGGTGACCTGGAACGGCTCGCCTCACTGCCGCCCGGCCGGGAGCGCGAGCGGCTGCAGCAGGAGATCGTGCGGGCCTGGGTGCCCATGGCCTACCGGCTGGCCCATCGCTATCGCAACCGGAGCGAGAGCCTGGAGGACCTCCAGCAGGTCGCCGCGCTCGGCCTGGTCAAGGCCGTCGACCGCTACGACCCCGGGCGGGGCTGCGCCTTCGAGAGCTACGCCGTGCCGACCATCGTCGGCGAACTGCGCCGGCACTTCCGGGACAACCTGTGGGACCTCCACGTCCCCCGGCGGGTGCAGGAACTGCGCAACAAGGTCCGCGCCAGCCGACGGGAGCTGAGTCTCACCCTCGACCGGCGCAGCCCCACCATCGCCCAGATCGCCGAGCACACCGGGCTCAGCGAGGAGGACGTGCAACTGGGCATGGAGGCCCTGGAGAGCTACCGCACGCTCTCCCTGGACTCGCCCTACCCGCACGCCGAGGACGCCTTCACCCGCGCCGACACGCTGGGCGACTGCGAGCCCGGGTACGACCGCGTCATCTACCGCGAGTCGGTCAAGCCGAGGCTGCGCAAGCTCCCGGAGCGGGAACGCCGCATCCTCTACCTGCGCTTCTTCTGCGACATGTCACAGAGCCGGATCGCCGCCGAGGTCGGCATCTCGCAGATGCACGTCTCCCGCCTGATCAGCTCCACCTGCCAGCGCATCCGCCGCGAGGTCGAGGCCGAGACGACGCCGTCCGCCACGGGCGACGCGGCCCGGGGCGCCACCGGTGCCCGGCGCGGCTGA